One Rosa chinensis cultivar Old Blush chromosome 3, RchiOBHm-V2, whole genome shotgun sequence DNA window includes the following coding sequences:
- the LOC112194050 gene encoding bromodomain and WD repeat-containing protein 1 isoform X3 → MSSKRFGKSKLLREGYRKSPRLSALEDWKACGTRIGAIAGNTSTQQMKSYLGYDQGPASRTRGTKKTRLTPYDEAAYSSRSASPKFGPVETSQEDNQTSSDHQVLWSKDVQKPASTDQQSSALSALWLPEKQKLELVLDILQRRDTNEIFAEPVNPNEVQDYYEIIEEPMDFGTMRAKLHDGMYKNLQQFEHDAFLVTENAMHFNSSATIYFRQARSIHDLAKKVFHILKTYPEKLESEFSEARKRTGRRSQVEIGKSHSCPKVATNMKHLGMKIGGSSKAMRSSLSGSLNTRKCLAKTGCSGTDTQEQKLLSGTKDDGGSMSFEADRRYTYRPWRSFLSENESVGLTLSTDLKQLEHVNRQDIGYRESLMSFVKDLGPTAKMIARKKILGCLQLQQSDFPLASTSTQRAPTTTAFAAAPSHGRHPTIMKTTRTTFQLPSSGDQNNSHAEFYPNHRNEIHQLDFYPLKPHNGSDCSSIASGFQNTSNKSTAMILNQGKFPNQLQSLVSPSESHSNVLRNLEIASLSNESCTYKLTPAPLRGDDDETKATHGRSHEFRSLSHTSQMPKPDQVNPVVARQFAFDLPYLRAQLGTLIADAYSSTWSSIFLYSFDSHVRTHFKVKRLVSFI, encoded by the exons ATGTCCAG TAAAAGATTTGGGAAGTCAAAGTTGTTGAGAGAGGGGTATAGGAAGAGCCCCAGGTTGTCTGCTTTGGAAGACTGGAAGGCTTGTGGCACTAGAATTGGAGCTATTGCTGGTAATACTAGCACACAGCAAATGAAGAGCTATTTGGGTTATGATCAAGGACCAGCTTCTAGGACAAGGGGTACAAAGAAGACAAGACTCACACCTTATGATGAAGCTGCCTACTCTTCTCGTTCAGCCTCACCAAAATTT GGTCCAGTAGAAACCAGTCAAGAAGATAACCAAACTAGTAGTG ATCACCAGGTATTGTGGAGTAAAGATGTTCAAAAACCTGCCTCAACTG ATCAACAATCCTCTGCTCTATCTGCATTATGGTTGCCAGAAAAGCAGAAACTTGAGCTGGTTCTTGACATACTACAGAG GAGAGATACCAATGAAATATTTGCGGAGCCAGTTAACCCCAATGAG GTACAGGATTATTATGAAATTATCGAAGAGCCTATGGATTTTGGGACCATGAGGGCTAAACTACATGACGGAATGTATAAAAATCTTCAGCAATTTGAG CATGATGCATTTTTAGTAACAGAGAATGCAATGCATTTCAATTCCTCAGCTACCATTTATTTTAGACAG GCACGCTCCATACATGACTTAGCTAAGAAGGTATTTCACATTTTGAAAACCTATCCTGAGAAGTTGGAGTCAGAATTCTCAGAGGCTAGAAAAAGAACTGGTAGGAGGTCCCaagttgaaattggaaagtCACACTCATGTCCTAAAGTTGCTACAAATATGAAACACCTTGGCATGAAAATTGGTGGTTCATCAAAAGCTATGCGATCCTCGCTTAGTGGTTCATTAAATACCAGGAAATGTCTAGCAAAAACTGGATGCTCTGGTACTGATACACAAGAGCAGAAACTTCTTTCTG GGACTAAAGATGATGGAGGATCTATGTCTTTCGAAGCAGATCGACGCTACACATATCGACCTTGGAGATCCTTCCTCAGTGAGAATGAGTCTGTTGGTTTGACGTTATCCACTGATCTAAAACAACTTGAGCAT GTAAATCGCCAGGATATTGGTTACAGAGAAAGCTTGATGTCATTTGTCAAAGATTTAGGACCAACAGCTAAGATGATTGCTAGAAAGAAGATACTTGGATGTCTCCAACTGCAACAGAGTGACTTTCCTTTGGCATCTACTAGTACCCAACGAGCACCTACCACTACTGCTTTTGCTGCAGCGCCCTCTCATGGCAGGCATCCTACAATCATGAAGACCACTCGCACTACATTTCAGCTGCCATCCAGTGGTGACCAAAATAATTCACATGCTGAATTTTATCCAAATCATAGGAATGAGATTCATCAGTTGGATTTTTATCCCTTGAAACCTCACAATGGATCAGACTGCAGTAGCATAGCTTCTGGGTTCCAAAACACCAGCAACAAGTCAACAGCAATGATACTAAACCAAGGGAAGTTTCCTAATCAATTACAGTCTTTGGTATCACCTTCAGAGTCTCATTCTAATGTGTTGAGAAACCTGGAAATTGCAAGTCTTAGTAATGAGAGCTGCACATATAAATTGACTCCAGCGCCTTTGAGAGgagatgatgatgaaacaaaAGCTACTCACGGCCGAAGTCATGAATTTAGAAGCTTATCTCACACTAGCCAAATGCCAAAACCAGACCAAGTCAATCCAGTAGTGGCTCGACAGTTCGCATTCGATCTGCCATATTTGAGAGCTCAACTCG GTACCCTAATTGCAGACGCCTACAGTAGTACGTGGTCCTCCATATTTTTATATTCCTTCGATTCCCATGTGCGAACCCACTTTAAGGTGAAACGACTCGTCTCATTTATATAA
- the LOC112194050 gene encoding bromodomain and WD repeat-containing protein 1 isoform X1 produces the protein MSSKRFGKSKLLREGYRKSPRLSALEDWKACGTRIGAIAGNTSTQQMKSYLGYDQGPASRTRGTKKTRLTPYDEAAYSSRSASPKFGPVETSQEDNQTSSDHQVLWSKDVQKPASTDQQSSALSALWLPEKQKLELVLDILQRRDTNEIFAEPVNPNEVQDYYEIIEEPMDFGTMRAKLHDGMYKNLQQFEHDAFLVTENAMHFNSSATIYFRQARSIHDLAKKVFHILKTYPEKLESEFSEARKRTGRRSQVEIGKSHSCPKVATNMKHLGMKIGGSSKAMRSSLSGSLNTRKCLAKTGCSGTDTQEQKLLSGTKDDGGSMSFEADRRYTYRPWRSFLSENESVGLTLSTDLKQLEHVNRQDIGYRESLMSFVKDLGPTAKMIARKKILGCLQLQQSDFPLASTSTQRAPTTTAFAAAPSHGRHPTIMKTTRTTFQLPSSGDQNNSHAEFYPNHRNEIHQLDFYPLKPHNGSDCSSIASGFQNTSNKSTAMILNQGKFPNQLQSLVSPSESHSNVLRNLEIASLSNESCTYKLTPAPLRGDDDETKATHGRSHEFRSLSHTSQMPKPDQVNPVVARQFAFDLPYLRAQLGKISSSGQDRFLHNGLSGELNFSDNIVTRDTQYVPAMKN, from the exons ATGTCCAG TAAAAGATTTGGGAAGTCAAAGTTGTTGAGAGAGGGGTATAGGAAGAGCCCCAGGTTGTCTGCTTTGGAAGACTGGAAGGCTTGTGGCACTAGAATTGGAGCTATTGCTGGTAATACTAGCACACAGCAAATGAAGAGCTATTTGGGTTATGATCAAGGACCAGCTTCTAGGACAAGGGGTACAAAGAAGACAAGACTCACACCTTATGATGAAGCTGCCTACTCTTCTCGTTCAGCCTCACCAAAATTT GGTCCAGTAGAAACCAGTCAAGAAGATAACCAAACTAGTAGTG ATCACCAGGTATTGTGGAGTAAAGATGTTCAAAAACCTGCCTCAACTG ATCAACAATCCTCTGCTCTATCTGCATTATGGTTGCCAGAAAAGCAGAAACTTGAGCTGGTTCTTGACATACTACAGAG GAGAGATACCAATGAAATATTTGCGGAGCCAGTTAACCCCAATGAG GTACAGGATTATTATGAAATTATCGAAGAGCCTATGGATTTTGGGACCATGAGGGCTAAACTACATGACGGAATGTATAAAAATCTTCAGCAATTTGAG CATGATGCATTTTTAGTAACAGAGAATGCAATGCATTTCAATTCCTCAGCTACCATTTATTTTAGACAG GCACGCTCCATACATGACTTAGCTAAGAAGGTATTTCACATTTTGAAAACCTATCCTGAGAAGTTGGAGTCAGAATTCTCAGAGGCTAGAAAAAGAACTGGTAGGAGGTCCCaagttgaaattggaaagtCACACTCATGTCCTAAAGTTGCTACAAATATGAAACACCTTGGCATGAAAATTGGTGGTTCATCAAAAGCTATGCGATCCTCGCTTAGTGGTTCATTAAATACCAGGAAATGTCTAGCAAAAACTGGATGCTCTGGTACTGATACACAAGAGCAGAAACTTCTTTCTG GGACTAAAGATGATGGAGGATCTATGTCTTTCGAAGCAGATCGACGCTACACATATCGACCTTGGAGATCCTTCCTCAGTGAGAATGAGTCTGTTGGTTTGACGTTATCCACTGATCTAAAACAACTTGAGCAT GTAAATCGCCAGGATATTGGTTACAGAGAAAGCTTGATGTCATTTGTCAAAGATTTAGGACCAACAGCTAAGATGATTGCTAGAAAGAAGATACTTGGATGTCTCCAACTGCAACAGAGTGACTTTCCTTTGGCATCTACTAGTACCCAACGAGCACCTACCACTACTGCTTTTGCTGCAGCGCCCTCTCATGGCAGGCATCCTACAATCATGAAGACCACTCGCACTACATTTCAGCTGCCATCCAGTGGTGACCAAAATAATTCACATGCTGAATTTTATCCAAATCATAGGAATGAGATTCATCAGTTGGATTTTTATCCCTTGAAACCTCACAATGGATCAGACTGCAGTAGCATAGCTTCTGGGTTCCAAAACACCAGCAACAAGTCAACAGCAATGATACTAAACCAAGGGAAGTTTCCTAATCAATTACAGTCTTTGGTATCACCTTCAGAGTCTCATTCTAATGTGTTGAGAAACCTGGAAATTGCAAGTCTTAGTAATGAGAGCTGCACATATAAATTGACTCCAGCGCCTTTGAGAGgagatgatgatgaaacaaaAGCTACTCACGGCCGAAGTCATGAATTTAGAAGCTTATCTCACACTAGCCAAATGCCAAAACCAGACCAAGTCAATCCAGTAGTGGCTCGACAGTTCGCATTCGATCTGCCATATTTGAGAGCTCAACTCGGTAAGATAAGTTCTTCTGGTCAGGATCGATTCTTGCATAATGGTTTAAGTGGTGAACTGAACTTTTCTGATAACATAGTTACCAGAGACACTCAATATGTACCTGCCATGAAGAACTAA
- the LOC112194050 gene encoding bromodomain-containing protein DDB_G0270170 isoform X4 translates to MSSKRFGKSKLLREGYRKSPRLSALEDWKACGTRIGAIAGNTSTQQMKSYLGYDQGPASRTRGTKKTRLTPYDEAAYSSRSASPKFGPVETSQEDNQTSSDHQVLWSKDVQKPASTDQQSSALSALWLPEKQKLELVLDILQRRDTNEIFAEPVNPNEDYYEIIEEPMDFGTMRAKLHDGMYKNLQQFEHDAFLVTENAMHFNSSATIYFRQARSIHDLAKKVFHILKTYPEKLESEFSEARKRTGRRSQVEIGKSHSCPKVATNMKHLGMKIGGSSKAMRSSLSGSLNTRKCLAKTGCSGTDTQEQKLLSGTKDDGGSMSFEADRRYTYRPWRSFLSENESVGLTLSTDLKQLEHVNRQDIGYRESLMSFVKDLGPTAKMIARKKILGCLQLQQSDFPLASTSTQRAPTTTAFAAAPSHGRHPTIMKTTRTTFQLPSSGDQNNSHAEFYPNHRNEIHQLDFYPLKPHNGSDCSSIASGFQNTSNKSTAMILNQGKFPNQLQSLVSPSESHSNVLRNLEIASLSNESCTYKLTPAPLRGDDDETKATHGRSHEFRSLSHTSQMPKPDQVNPVVARQFAFDLPYLRAQLGKISSSGQDRFLHNGLSGELNFSDNIVTRDTQYVPAMKN, encoded by the exons ATGTCCAG TAAAAGATTTGGGAAGTCAAAGTTGTTGAGAGAGGGGTATAGGAAGAGCCCCAGGTTGTCTGCTTTGGAAGACTGGAAGGCTTGTGGCACTAGAATTGGAGCTATTGCTGGTAATACTAGCACACAGCAAATGAAGAGCTATTTGGGTTATGATCAAGGACCAGCTTCTAGGACAAGGGGTACAAAGAAGACAAGACTCACACCTTATGATGAAGCTGCCTACTCTTCTCGTTCAGCCTCACCAAAATTT GGTCCAGTAGAAACCAGTCAAGAAGATAACCAAACTAGTAGTG ATCACCAGGTATTGTGGAGTAAAGATGTTCAAAAACCTGCCTCAACTG ATCAACAATCCTCTGCTCTATCTGCATTATGGTTGCCAGAAAAGCAGAAACTTGAGCTGGTTCTTGACATACTACAGAG GAGAGATACCAATGAAATATTTGCGGAGCCAGTTAACCCCAATGAG GATTATTATGAAATTATCGAAGAGCCTATGGATTTTGGGACCATGAGGGCTAAACTACATGACGGAATGTATAAAAATCTTCAGCAATTTGAG CATGATGCATTTTTAGTAACAGAGAATGCAATGCATTTCAATTCCTCAGCTACCATTTATTTTAGACAG GCACGCTCCATACATGACTTAGCTAAGAAGGTATTTCACATTTTGAAAACCTATCCTGAGAAGTTGGAGTCAGAATTCTCAGAGGCTAGAAAAAGAACTGGTAGGAGGTCCCaagttgaaattggaaagtCACACTCATGTCCTAAAGTTGCTACAAATATGAAACACCTTGGCATGAAAATTGGTGGTTCATCAAAAGCTATGCGATCCTCGCTTAGTGGTTCATTAAATACCAGGAAATGTCTAGCAAAAACTGGATGCTCTGGTACTGATACACAAGAGCAGAAACTTCTTTCTG GGACTAAAGATGATGGAGGATCTATGTCTTTCGAAGCAGATCGACGCTACACATATCGACCTTGGAGATCCTTCCTCAGTGAGAATGAGTCTGTTGGTTTGACGTTATCCACTGATCTAAAACAACTTGAGCAT GTAAATCGCCAGGATATTGGTTACAGAGAAAGCTTGATGTCATTTGTCAAAGATTTAGGACCAACAGCTAAGATGATTGCTAGAAAGAAGATACTTGGATGTCTCCAACTGCAACAGAGTGACTTTCCTTTGGCATCTACTAGTACCCAACGAGCACCTACCACTACTGCTTTTGCTGCAGCGCCCTCTCATGGCAGGCATCCTACAATCATGAAGACCACTCGCACTACATTTCAGCTGCCATCCAGTGGTGACCAAAATAATTCACATGCTGAATTTTATCCAAATCATAGGAATGAGATTCATCAGTTGGATTTTTATCCCTTGAAACCTCACAATGGATCAGACTGCAGTAGCATAGCTTCTGGGTTCCAAAACACCAGCAACAAGTCAACAGCAATGATACTAAACCAAGGGAAGTTTCCTAATCAATTACAGTCTTTGGTATCACCTTCAGAGTCTCATTCTAATGTGTTGAGAAACCTGGAAATTGCAAGTCTTAGTAATGAGAGCTGCACATATAAATTGACTCCAGCGCCTTTGAGAGgagatgatgatgaaacaaaAGCTACTCACGGCCGAAGTCATGAATTTAGAAGCTTATCTCACACTAGCCAAATGCCAAAACCAGACCAAGTCAATCCAGTAGTGGCTCGACAGTTCGCATTCGATCTGCCATATTTGAGAGCTCAACTCGGTAAGATAAGTTCTTCTGGTCAGGATCGATTCTTGCATAATGGTTTAAGTGGTGAACTGAACTTTTCTGATAACATAGTTACCAGAGACACTCAATATGTACCTGCCATGAAGAACTAA
- the LOC112194050 gene encoding bromodomain and WD repeat-containing protein 1 isoform X2, with translation MSRFGKSKLLREGYRKSPRLSALEDWKACGTRIGAIAGNTSTQQMKSYLGYDQGPASRTRGTKKTRLTPYDEAAYSSRSASPKFGPVETSQEDNQTSSDHQVLWSKDVQKPASTDQQSSALSALWLPEKQKLELVLDILQRRDTNEIFAEPVNPNEVQDYYEIIEEPMDFGTMRAKLHDGMYKNLQQFEHDAFLVTENAMHFNSSATIYFRQARSIHDLAKKVFHILKTYPEKLESEFSEARKRTGRRSQVEIGKSHSCPKVATNMKHLGMKIGGSSKAMRSSLSGSLNTRKCLAKTGCSGTDTQEQKLLSGTKDDGGSMSFEADRRYTYRPWRSFLSENESVGLTLSTDLKQLEHVNRQDIGYRESLMSFVKDLGPTAKMIARKKILGCLQLQQSDFPLASTSTQRAPTTTAFAAAPSHGRHPTIMKTTRTTFQLPSSGDQNNSHAEFYPNHRNEIHQLDFYPLKPHNGSDCSSIASGFQNTSNKSTAMILNQGKFPNQLQSLVSPSESHSNVLRNLEIASLSNESCTYKLTPAPLRGDDDETKATHGRSHEFRSLSHTSQMPKPDQVNPVVARQFAFDLPYLRAQLGKISSSGQDRFLHNGLSGELNFSDNIVTRDTQYVPAMKN, from the exons ATGTCCAG ATTTGGGAAGTCAAAGTTGTTGAGAGAGGGGTATAGGAAGAGCCCCAGGTTGTCTGCTTTGGAAGACTGGAAGGCTTGTGGCACTAGAATTGGAGCTATTGCTGGTAATACTAGCACACAGCAAATGAAGAGCTATTTGGGTTATGATCAAGGACCAGCTTCTAGGACAAGGGGTACAAAGAAGACAAGACTCACACCTTATGATGAAGCTGCCTACTCTTCTCGTTCAGCCTCACCAAAATTT GGTCCAGTAGAAACCAGTCAAGAAGATAACCAAACTAGTAGTG ATCACCAGGTATTGTGGAGTAAAGATGTTCAAAAACCTGCCTCAACTG ATCAACAATCCTCTGCTCTATCTGCATTATGGTTGCCAGAAAAGCAGAAACTTGAGCTGGTTCTTGACATACTACAGAG GAGAGATACCAATGAAATATTTGCGGAGCCAGTTAACCCCAATGAG GTACAGGATTATTATGAAATTATCGAAGAGCCTATGGATTTTGGGACCATGAGGGCTAAACTACATGACGGAATGTATAAAAATCTTCAGCAATTTGAG CATGATGCATTTTTAGTAACAGAGAATGCAATGCATTTCAATTCCTCAGCTACCATTTATTTTAGACAG GCACGCTCCATACATGACTTAGCTAAGAAGGTATTTCACATTTTGAAAACCTATCCTGAGAAGTTGGAGTCAGAATTCTCAGAGGCTAGAAAAAGAACTGGTAGGAGGTCCCaagttgaaattggaaagtCACACTCATGTCCTAAAGTTGCTACAAATATGAAACACCTTGGCATGAAAATTGGTGGTTCATCAAAAGCTATGCGATCCTCGCTTAGTGGTTCATTAAATACCAGGAAATGTCTAGCAAAAACTGGATGCTCTGGTACTGATACACAAGAGCAGAAACTTCTTTCTG GGACTAAAGATGATGGAGGATCTATGTCTTTCGAAGCAGATCGACGCTACACATATCGACCTTGGAGATCCTTCCTCAGTGAGAATGAGTCTGTTGGTTTGACGTTATCCACTGATCTAAAACAACTTGAGCAT GTAAATCGCCAGGATATTGGTTACAGAGAAAGCTTGATGTCATTTGTCAAAGATTTAGGACCAACAGCTAAGATGATTGCTAGAAAGAAGATACTTGGATGTCTCCAACTGCAACAGAGTGACTTTCCTTTGGCATCTACTAGTACCCAACGAGCACCTACCACTACTGCTTTTGCTGCAGCGCCCTCTCATGGCAGGCATCCTACAATCATGAAGACCACTCGCACTACATTTCAGCTGCCATCCAGTGGTGACCAAAATAATTCACATGCTGAATTTTATCCAAATCATAGGAATGAGATTCATCAGTTGGATTTTTATCCCTTGAAACCTCACAATGGATCAGACTGCAGTAGCATAGCTTCTGGGTTCCAAAACACCAGCAACAAGTCAACAGCAATGATACTAAACCAAGGGAAGTTTCCTAATCAATTACAGTCTTTGGTATCACCTTCAGAGTCTCATTCTAATGTGTTGAGAAACCTGGAAATTGCAAGTCTTAGTAATGAGAGCTGCACATATAAATTGACTCCAGCGCCTTTGAGAGgagatgatgatgaaacaaaAGCTACTCACGGCCGAAGTCATGAATTTAGAAGCTTATCTCACACTAGCCAAATGCCAAAACCAGACCAAGTCAATCCAGTAGTGGCTCGACAGTTCGCATTCGATCTGCCATATTTGAGAGCTCAACTCGGTAAGATAAGTTCTTCTGGTCAGGATCGATTCTTGCATAATGGTTTAAGTGGTGAACTGAACTTTTCTGATAACATAGTTACCAGAGACACTCAATATGTACCTGCCATGAAGAACTAA